The Acholeplasma laidlawii PG-8A DNA window TCTTATTAAGTTATAGTATTTCAAGTTTTGATTTATTTACAATAGCACTCTATGGATCTTTGTTAGTATTTGCTATATTAAATATAGTTGATGCAAATAACCAAGAAAGTTCCACTTATAAAGCAAAATCTGCAACAGATTTAGAGTCGAAATTAAAAGCGTTAAATGATCTATTTGATAAAGGATTAATTAGTCATGAAGAGTATCAAGCATCTAGACAGGAAGCAATCCGCAAAATTGATTAAGTTAAAATTCTAAAATGAATTAAATAAACTATGTAAAACTATAATTTTATAATATTATTGTTTATATAATGTGATATAATAGTTTAGCATTGACTTAAGTGAGTTACTTGTTGTAAAATAATATTACCAACAATTAACCACTACAAAAGGTGGTTTTTTAATGAGAGAAAAAATAATATTAGTATGTAGTGAATGTTTAAGTAGAAACTTCACAACAACTAAAAACAAACAAACATCAAAAGAGAGACTTGAAATGAACAAGTTCTGTCCAAGATGTAACAAACATACACTTCATAAAGAAAGTAAATAGGAGTTGATTTTTATGGCAATCAAGAAAAAAGAACAACAACCACAAAACAAACTACTTGAAATACTATCCACAGAATATAAAGGTGAATCTTTAATTCTTGGTATATTAGCAACCATTACAGCAGGTTTAGCTATCATGATTATTGGTAACGTTCAAGGATTTCATATCCCTGAGAGTTTCCCGGTATTAGGTGGTTCACCAAATGACATGATCTTTGCGTGGACAGTACTTGTTATTGCATTACTTGGTCTAGCACTTGTTATTTATCCATTTTTCTTACCAGCATTCCCGGAATTAAGAAAAGTGAGTTGGGCAGGATGGCTAGAGTTCTTAGATAATGCTGCACGTGTTATTATCTTCGTACTTATCGTTACAGGATTTGTATCAGGTGTAGATATTATTATCTTAAGATTACTAGAAGGATTAATATAATGGCAATTAGAACGCCTAAAAGACGTTGGTATGTCATTCAAACTTATTCCGGATATGAAAAAGCTGTAAAAGAAGACTTAGCCAGACGTGTAGATTCTATGGGTATGCAAGATTATATTTACCAAATTATCGTACCTGAAGAAACATATATTGAAAAGAATAAAGACGGAAAAGATAAAGAAAAGGTTCGCCAAATTTATCCAGGTTACGTTTTTGTTGAAATGTTAGTTACAGATGATTCATGGTTCGTTGTTAGAAATACGCCAAGAGTTACAGGTTTCTTAGGTTCATCTGGTGGTGGTACAAAACCAGTTCCACTATTAGAAGAAGAAATTAGACCAATTCTCTTAAAAGCAAACGTTATTTCTAAACCTAACTATGAATACTTACTTGGTAAAGAAGTTCAAATCATTTCAGGTGCATTTGAAGGCCAAATTGGTAGAGTATCTTATGTAGATGCTGACCAAGAGAAGATGATGGTAGATATCGATGTATTTGGTAGAGCTACTCCAACGGAAATCGACTTTACTCAATTTAAAGAAATCTAAAATATGAGACATCCATTTGGATGTCTTTTTTTAGTGTTTATAGACTTATATTTAGATGAAACAAATTTTACAAATATGGATAATCATATGATTATACTTAATTTATACTTAGTTATTTGATATAATCAAAGCGTAGGAAAGAAATGGTGGTAATACATATGAAGAAATACTTAATTGCAGGCCTGGTCATAGAATTTGATTATCGTTATGATCAATATTTCAAAAATAACATCGAAAACTATATATATGAAGGTAGTAGAGAAGTCGATCATACAATCACTGTGAAATATGCTCTAGAACTTCAAAAACCAACATCTAAGCTTCACAGAATCTTTTCAAAAAGTGTTTCTGGTTTAAAAGCATATATGAACTATGATGAAAACTATAGAAACATTGAAATTTGGATTGATGAAGATACATTTACAGATGCTGCGACAGCAGAATACGTTTATACTGGTATGATCTTTTTAGAATTAGCTCAACGCCATGGTCTACTACCACTACACGGTTCAGCAATTAACTATAAAGGGGATGTGATCTTATTTGCTGCGCCAAGTGGCACAGGTAAATCAACACATGCCAGAATGTGGAAGCACCTGTTTAAAGATGATGTATCATGGGTAAATGATGATAAGCCGTTACTTGATGTTACAAGTGAAGGTATCTTTGTTTATGGTGCACCATTTAGTGGACAGTACTCTTCTAATACTAATGATAAAAAACCACTTAAAGCTATTGTATTTTTACAACAAGGTATTACAGATAATGTTCAAAAATTAAATGAAAAAGAAGCATTAAAACACCTAATGACCAATACATTAAGACCAACTGAAGAAGCACTTTGGGATCAAGCTTTAAATCATTTTGAACAAATTATTAAGGAAATTCCAATTTACTTACTGGATGCTAGTTTATCTACATCCGCAGTGAAGTCTATTAAAAAGGCGATTTATAATGAATAAATATTATTCACAACAAAACCAAATCATTAAAAAGACAATGTTACTGTTTGTAACATTGTTTTTAACTGTTATAATGGTATCTTGTAAACCTAAACAAGATACTGGGGCTATTGAACTGATTAATCAAGCATATGAGGTCTTAGCACTAGAGTTTCAAGAAGGGGATACGATAGACAGTGTAACTGGTGACTTTAGATTACCGTTATTTGTTAAAGAATTCCCTGATGTAGCCCTTTTGTGGTCCTCAGGTACTGAAACTATCATTAAGCCACAAGGACTGTTTGCAGTGATTAATAGACCTCAAGAAGATACTAGTGTTGACCTAACTGCTACCTTAAGTTACAAAAAAGAAGCAAGAGATAAAATATTTAGCATCAATGTATCAGGCTACACAGACTATGAGTTTACTGGTTACTACGAAAGTTTAAGTGGACTACTCATGGATGAGTTCACAGTCGAACTCTCATCTATGATTAAAACAAAGGGTCGTGCCACAGGTACTACTGCACAAGTTAGACAAATTGATAACTATGAAGGTCAAAACTATAATATCTATACTGGATTTGAAGCATATGGTAATAGAGAACACGTTTGGCCACAGTCTCACTTAGGTGTTATAAAAGATGATCTGCACAATCTACGTGCTGCAAATTCACAAGTAAATTCTACCAGAGGTAATAAGTTCTTTGTAGATAATCCATTGGGTGGGTCTTGGAAAGTTATTGGTAACGGATTTTATCCGGGTGAAGATCATATTGGTGATGTAGCTAGGATTATCTTATACATCTATATTAGGTATGAGCTTAATATTCAACTGGTTGGACAACTTGATTTATTCTTGATGTGGCATGAGATGGACCCAGTAAGTCCATTTGAAATATCTAGAAATAATAAGATCTATGCAATACAAAACAATAGAAACCCATTTATTGATTATCCAGATCTTGTAGATATCATGTTTAATAATTGAAAAATATGACCGTTTATAGGTCATATTTTTATATATATGTAACCGTTATTATAAAATTAGTATAAAGATGCATATATTACTTGTAATTTGAGTTTAAATTATGTATATTGATATGTTACGCGAAAATTAAAGGAGAACATTCACACTATGAAAAACTTGTAACAATATTACAATCATGCTTATTTCAATATTTATAGTTTCATGTGAATCCATTGATACACTGCCGACTGAATTGCTTGAAAAAGTAGAAATTAATTTATCAGAAGGGGATAGACTAGATCATATTACTTCTGATTTCTCATTACCTTCTGGCTTAGAAGATAATAAAGAAATTACAATTACTTGGACATCAAGTGATCCTGTTGTTATCTTAATAGAAAATAACATGGGAAAAGTTACTAGACAAAGTGCTGATAAATCAGTTACTTTAACTGCTAAAGTAACTTTAGGTAGTAATTCAAAAGATATTACCTTTGATTTAATCGTTATTAAATTAGAAGATGTTATTACACCAGATACAACTAAACCAGTTATTACGGGTGCTAAAGACATCAACTATACAATTGGTGATGCTGAACCATCTTACTTAGATGGTGTGTCAGCAACCGATGATGTAGATGGAGAAGTTGATGTTACTGTAGATACTACTAATGTTAACTTAAGCGTTAAAGGCGTTTATAACATTATTTATACTGCAATGGATAATGCAGGTAATAAAGAAGAAGTTACTGTAATAGTAATTGTAACAAGTAATGAAGTACCTGTAGTTGGTGAAACTGTTACATTTAAATACACTGGTACTACTACTGGTAATATGACAACTGGAAATAATGCAGTCTCAGTTGGACTAGTAGAGTCAGTATTTAATGTCACAACAGACTCTGTAGGAGAGTTTAATAATATTATTGGTTTAAATAAAGATGGATCTGTAAGATTATATGCAGATAGAACAACTGGTAATGGTAATACATTAACAGTTGCAACATTAGGTGAACAAAAAATCAATGCAATTACAATTGTATTTGGTGTAGGTTCAAACACTGTTGAAGGTGAGACAAGTGGTTTATTAAAACTTGGTTCACAAGAAATCACATTAGGCTTAGCTGATTTATCAAGTACTACTAAAACATATACAGATTTAGATATTAAAGAATTTAGCTTAAAGAATACAACAACAGGTACTAAATCAGGTCAAATCTGGATTGTATCTATTGATATTACTTATGGTGGCTCAGGTTCAGTTACACCAGGTGAAGATGCTGTTGCACCTGTAATTAGCGGTGCTAAAGACATTACTTATGTAATTGGTCAAGATGCTCCAAACTACTTAGCTGGTGTATCTGCACTAGATGCAGTTGACGGTGTTGTTCAAGTATCAGTGGATGCTAGTGCTGTAAACTTAGAAGTTTCTGGTACATATGATGTTATCTACACAGCTACTGACTTAAAAGGTAATGTTGCTGAAGTTGTTGTACAAATTACTGTGACTGATGGTGAAGAAGTAGTTGATCAAGAAACATTAGTTCATCACTTCCAATTTACAGGTGATTTACAACATGGTTATTCTGATAGTGCTGAAGCATCTGTATTAAAGGATACTGTTACAAATAAAAATGTAGATATTTTAAAGAAACGTGCAAATACAACTGGTAATGAATTAATCTTATCTGGTGCATCCACATCACAAACAACTGCTTGGATTGTGTTTAACTTCCAAACAAAGATTAATAAAATCACATTTAACTTAAAAACTTGGAGTGATCTAGATTTAGCGGCAACAACTGTTGCTAAGCTACAAACTAAAGTTGGTAGTAATTGGGTTGACATCTTAGATTTATTACCACACTTAACAGTGGATGGTAAATTAATTGAAGTCACTGATGTTGAACTAGATAACTTACGTATCTTTGTAGATGCATCTGTAGGTACTCAAAATACAGCAAGAATTAAAATCTCTGATTTAAAAATGTTTAATCTAAAACCTGCTAAACCAGCAGAACAATTAAATGTAGAATTAGACCGTAATCAATTATCAATTCCAACAACATTTATTGAAAATGGAGTAGCAACACTTTCAAAAGTTGGTGCTAAAGGAAGTACAATTGTTTGGTCATATACAAGTGCAACAAACACAAACAACAATTTAATTAATCTTTCAACTGGTGCAGTAACTGTACCAAGTGAAGGTCAAGTAGAGGTAAGCTTAACAGCAACACTTACAAATGGTGAATTTTCTTTAACAAAACAATTTATTGTTAAATTAGGTGAGGGTAACCCAACAACTATTTTATCTGTTAGAGGTGAAACAAACCAAAGTTTTGTTAAAACAGTTGGTGTTGTTACATCTGTTTATACTAAAGGAAATGAACTGTTTGTCTTCATGGAAGACCAAACAGCAGCGATTTTAGTTAGAATACCAACTTCACTTAATGCAACACTAAAAGCTGGTGATGAAATTGAAGTTAGAGGTACAAAACTAACTGAAAACTCAAATATTTATATTGGAAATATTCGTGGTGTTAAAAAGTTAGCCACTAAAGAAGCATCTCCACTAATTATTACTGCTGACAAGATAGCAAACAATCCATCCAAATTAGTATCTATCTTTGGTCTAATGTCAACTAAATATACAAATACTCAAACAAACTATGTGTTACATACAAATCAAGGTAGTTTTACAATCTATGTACCACAAGATTTAAACCAAACTGAAAAATTAGCAATTCAAAACAAATTAGCAAACCTAGACCCAGGTCTAAGAGTAAGTGTCATTGCACCAGTTTACAAAGAAGGATCAAATAACTATATATTTGTAACAAGTGCTAGTGAGTTAATAGTAGATAACACAGTTGACTTTAACAACGTCTCTGCAATTATTTTAGATAACATTGTACTACCTACAATTGGTACATCAACATCAAGTAATCTAGACTTAACAGTAGCAGGAGAATTATTATTTGGTGCTACTATTAACTGGGTATCTTCAAACCCTGCTGTATTATCAAATACTGGTGTAATTAACCAAGGAGATAATGATGTTGTAGTTACATTAACATATACTATCTTATTTGATAGTGAAGTTGTTGAAACTAAATCATTTAATATTACAGTTAATTCAATTTCAAGTTTTACAGGTTACTATTCAGTATTAAATGGTTTATCTGGTAATGCTTTTAAATCAGCTTTAACAAATATGATTAAGACTATGGGTTCACAATCAGGTTCTACAAGCCAAGTACAAGCAATTGATAATTACAATGGAAAAAACTATAATATCTATACTGGTTTTGGTGCATATGGTAACCGTGAACACGTTGTACCAGCATCTAAACTAAGAGCAGTTGGTGCTAAAGAAGATGACTTACATAACTTAAGAGCTGCAGTAGTATCAGTCAACTCAACACGTTCTAATTATCCATTTACAAATGCTGCAACAGGTGCTAATTGGAAGTTGATTAATGGTGCATTCTACCCAGGTGAAGAACACGTAGGGGATGTAGCGCGTATTGTATTATATATCACATTACGTAACAACATTAAGATTACTGAAGTTGGTTCATACCAAATGTTTTTAACATGGCATGAACAAGATCCAGTAAGTGATTTTGAGATATCTAGAAACGAAAAAATATTTGGAATTCAAAAGAGCCGTAATCCATTTATTGATCATCCAGAATTAGTAAATGTTTTATTTAGCTAATCACTTTGACTAATAAGTCTTAGAAAGTAAGCTTAGACTCATCAATTATAAAAGGCAATAAACTTAATAAGATGTTAGTAGTGATTTATATAATCTATAAAAATACTACTAACATCTTTTTTCATAAAGGGTTAGTATTTCAAATTTAGGATATAATATATAATAACTTAATCACAAGGATGTAGATTTAATAAAAATTATGTCTTAGAAAAGTCTAAAAGAAAAATTAATGGTAAAATAGGGTAAACTAGGGAGAAGTTTATGAGAAAAATAAGTATTGGATTCATGATTCTATTTTTTACCTTTATATTGGTATCTTGTAGTGCTAGTCCAAGCGATATGGAGTTTAGACTACAGCAACCTACGAATATAAAAGTAGAAAAAAATATTTTAACATTTAGTGAGGTAGAGGGAGCAAGTTCATATATTTTAAGTATTAATGGAGAAAATATTAATATATATGAAACAACATATACCTTTACAGAAGATGGGTCATACAAGGTGCGTATACAAGCGCTTAGCGGTGTAGAAGACTTTGTAGATTCTTTGTTTACGGATGCTTATGAGTTTAAGGTTAGATTCTTACAATATCCAGATGATATTGGAGTTTTAAATAACCAAGTATTCTTTACACGCGATGAAGATGCTGACAGCTATGATGTAGAAATTAATGGCACAGTATACAATTCAAAAGAAGATTTACCACCATACTTAGAACCGGGCACCTATGAAATACGCGTTAAGGCAAGAAGTGATATGTATAATGAATCTGAATTTTCTCCAATAACGAAAGTTATTGTAGATAAATCAGATAGAGTAGTTACAAAGCATAACTACCAGTATAGTATTAACTCTAAATTTGAGTTACCACTATACACCTATAAAACAATAGGTTTAAACTATATTGAACTATTTGAAGCAAAAAAAGAAGATGATCATTTAGTAGAAGAAAATGCATTAAGTGAACGTATAGACTATTACGCGTTTAATCAAACTATCTACTTTAGCACAAGTTACATGAATTTTTTAACTAAGAATCTAAAAGATAATCAGCAATTAAAACAAGAAGTTTTAACATTTGTGATTCACACGAATTTAGGAGATCATGAAATTACACTTGAGATTAATAGATTAGATACACCTTATGCTTATAACGGTCAAATTCAAAGTACTAACTTTAAAGATGACGTAGAATTCTTATTTGAAACATTTGATTATGTATTTATCAGTGTAGAAGGTTATGATATTAAGGATATGCATTTTAAATTTGAAAATGGTGAATTAATCCTTTATGCAGACTACATACTTGATACTT harbors:
- the rpmG gene encoding 50S ribosomal protein L33, with the translated sequence MREKIILVCSECLSRNFTTTKNKQTSKERLEMNKFCPRCNKHTLHKESK
- a CDS encoding preprotein translocase subunit SecE, with translation MAIKKKEQQPQNKLLEILSTEYKGESLILGILATITAGLAIMIIGNVQGFHIPESFPVLGGSPNDMIFAWTVLVIALLGLALVIYPFFLPAFPELRKVSWAGWLEFLDNAARVIIFVLIVTGFVSGVDIIILRLLEGLI
- the nusG gene encoding transcription termination/antitermination protein NusG, translating into MAIRTPKRRWYVIQTYSGYEKAVKEDLARRVDSMGMQDYIYQIIVPEETYIEKNKDGKDKEKVRQIYPGYVFVEMLVTDDSWFVVRNTPRVTGFLGSSGGGTKPVPLLEEEIRPILLKANVISKPNYEYLLGKEVQIISGAFEGQIGRVSYVDADQEKMMVDIDVFGRATPTEIDFTQFKEI
- a CDS encoding endonuclease — its product is MNKYYSQQNQIIKKTMLLFVTLFLTVIMVSCKPKQDTGAIELINQAYEVLALEFQEGDTIDSVTGDFRLPLFVKEFPDVALLWSSGTETIIKPQGLFAVINRPQEDTSVDLTATLSYKKEARDKIFSINVSGYTDYEFTGYYESLSGLLMDEFTVELSSMIKTKGRATGTTAQVRQIDNYEGQNYNIYTGFEAYGNREHVWPQSHLGVIKDDLHNLRAANSQVNSTRGNKFFVDNPLGGSWKVIGNGFYPGEDHIGDVARIILYIYIRYELNIQLVGQLDLFLMWHEMDPVSPFEISRNNKIYAIQNNRNPFIDYPDLVDIMFNN
- a CDS encoding immunoglobulin-like domain-containing protein, with the protein product MLISIFIVSCESIDTLPTELLEKVEINLSEGDRLDHITSDFSLPSGLEDNKEITITWTSSDPVVILIENNMGKVTRQSADKSVTLTAKVTLGSNSKDITFDLIVIKLEDVITPDTTKPVITGAKDINYTIGDAEPSYLDGVSATDDVDGEVDVTVDTTNVNLSVKGVYNIIYTAMDNAGNKEEVTVIVIVTSNEVPVVGETVTFKYTGTTTGNMTTGNNAVSVGLVESVFNVTTDSVGEFNNIIGLNKDGSVRLYADRTTGNGNTLTVATLGEQKINAITIVFGVGSNTVEGETSGLLKLGSQEITLGLADLSSTTKTYTDLDIKEFSLKNTTTGTKSGQIWIVSIDITYGGSGSVTPGEDAVAPVISGAKDITYVIGQDAPNYLAGVSALDAVDGVVQVSVDASAVNLEVSGTYDVIYTATDLKGNVAEVVVQITVTDGEEVVDQETLVHHFQFTGDLQHGYSDSAEASVLKDTVTNKNVDILKKRANTTGNELILSGASTSQTTAWIVFNFQTKINKITFNLKTWSDLDLAATTVAKLQTKVGSNWVDILDLLPHLTVDGKLIEVTDVELDNLRIFVDASVGTQNTARIKISDLKMFNLKPAKPAEQLNVELDRNQLSIPTTFIENGVATLSKVGAKGSTIVWSYTSATNTNNNLINLSTGAVTVPSEGQVEVSLTATLTNGEFSLTKQFIVKLGEGNPTTILSVRGETNQSFVKTVGVVTSVYTKGNELFVFMEDQTAAILVRIPTSLNATLKAGDEIEVRGTKLTENSNIYIGNIRGVKKLATKEASPLIITADKIANNPSKLVSIFGLMSTKYTNTQTNYVLHTNQGSFTIYVPQDLNQTEKLAIQNKLANLDPGLRVSVIAPVYKEGSNNYIFVTSASELIVDNTVDFNNVSAIILDNIVLPTIGTSTSSNLDLTVAGELLFGATINWVSSNPAVLSNTGVINQGDNDVVVTLTYTILFDSEVVETKSFNITVNSISSFTGYYSVLNGLSGNAFKSALTNMIKTMGSQSGSTSQVQAIDNYNGKNYNIYTGFGAYGNREHVVPASKLRAVGAKEDDLHNLRAAVVSVNSTRSNYPFTNAATGANWKLINGAFYPGEEHVGDVARIVLYITLRNNIKITEVGSYQMFLTWHEQDPVSDFEISRNEKIFGIQKSRNPFIDHPELVNVLFS